The Sedimentisphaera salicampi genome includes a region encoding these proteins:
- a CDS encoding peptidylprolyl isomerase gives MKLIKSLLIVTLLTVTFAAAEEAEKQSETKDLSGVAAIVNGEKIGMDKVNSLAEMTLSRYPKQMRESQAKKIKKRVLDTIIFGELVSQKAEEMGISVSDERCEKEVTDMISSKDITLEQYKKMIEDSGKDYGELLDQVRRSLEFEKIINKLSADDVKVKDKEVKEYFNSNKEKLASPEQVKASHILIKAESDEDKQAAKEKTEELLKKINDGADFAAIAKENSDCPSSERGGDLGFFSRGRMVGAFEDAAFALDVGEMSDVVETKFGYHIILVTDKKEAKEAVFEDQKNEIREQLVNQKMGKAADKIRENMMQAATIRYSDVFKPEEKEAKKQAEKQAEGTELKIEE, from the coding sequence ATGAAACTTATCAAATCTTTGTTAATAGTAACCCTGTTAACTGTAACTTTCGCAGCAGCGGAAGAGGCGGAGAAACAATCAGAAACTAAAGACCTCAGCGGCGTTGCGGCTATCGTGAACGGCGAAAAGATCGGTATGGATAAGGTAAACAGCCTTGCCGAAATGACCCTGAGCAGGTATCCAAAGCAGATGCGTGAGTCTCAGGCTAAGAAAATCAAGAAACGCGTGCTTGATACAATCATCTTCGGTGAGCTCGTCTCTCAGAAGGCAGAAGAAATGGGTATTTCAGTGAGCGATGAGAGATGCGAGAAGGAAGTAACCGATATGATTTCTTCCAAAGACATCACTCTTGAGCAGTATAAGAAGATGATTGAAGATTCGGGCAAGGATTACGGCGAGCTGCTCGATCAGGTGCGCAGGAGCCTTGAATTTGAGAAGATTATCAATAAGCTCTCTGCGGACGATGTGAAGGTTAAGGATAAGGAAGTGAAAGAGTATTTCAATTCCAACAAAGAAAAGCTCGCTAGCCCTGAGCAGGTTAAGGCAAGCCACATACTCATTAAAGCCGAAAGCGATGAAGACAAGCAGGCAGCCAAGGAAAAGACTGAAGAACTTTTGAAGAAAATCAATGACGGCGCCGACTTCGCTGCGATCGCTAAAGAAAACTCAGACTGCCCAAGCTCAGAGCGCGGCGGGGACCTTGGATTCTTCTCACGCGGAAGAATGGTTGGTGCGTTCGAGGATGCAGCTTTTGCTCTGGATGTTGGCGAAATGTCTGATGTAGTAGAAACTAAATTCGGATACCATATCATCCTTGTTACTGACAAAAAAGAAGCCAAGGAAGCGGTTTTTGAAGACCAGAAAAACGAAATCCGTGAGCAGCTTGTAAATCAGAAGATGGGTAAAGCAGCGGATAAAATCCGTGAGAATATGATGCAGGCAGCCACAATCCGCTACTCAGACGTATTCAAACCAGAAGAAAAAGAAGCGAAAAAGCAGGCGGAAAAACAAGCTGAAGGCACTGAGCTGAAAATCGAAGAATAA
- the cmoA gene encoding carboxy-S-adenosyl-L-methionine synthase CmoA has product MQQKKDSIYSEYREKVADFVFDKNVVSVFDDMIRRSVPGYATVVAMTKVFAEQVAEDGAVCYDLGCSLGASAIAMRRGLEHKKGCKIIAVDNSEAMVSRCRHIVEQDPSNVKIDVRREDILDTKIENCSLCAVNFTLQFLSPENRDEIIRRIASNTRPGGMLLLSEKICYEDEQEQNFQVKMHHKFKSLNGYSELEISQKRRALENVLVPDTTKKHFSRLSEAGYSQFYLWFKCFNFISIAAVK; this is encoded by the coding sequence ATGCAGCAGAAGAAAGATTCAATATACTCAGAGTACCGCGAGAAGGTGGCGGATTTCGTTTTTGACAAGAACGTAGTAAGCGTTTTTGATGATATGATCCGGCGGAGCGTGCCGGGATATGCAACGGTTGTGGCGATGACGAAAGTTTTCGCAGAGCAGGTTGCCGAAGACGGGGCTGTGTGCTACGATCTGGGCTGCTCGCTTGGAGCGTCTGCTATTGCAATGCGAAGAGGCTTAGAGCATAAGAAAGGCTGCAAAATAATCGCTGTGGACAATTCAGAGGCGATGGTAAGCCGGTGCAGGCATATAGTAGAGCAAGACCCGAGCAATGTAAAGATAGATGTTCGCCGGGAAGACATCCTCGATACCAAAATCGAAAACTGCTCACTCTGCGCTGTAAATTTCACTTTGCAGTTTCTCAGCCCTGAAAACAGGGATGAAATTATAAGAAGAATCGCCTCAAACACCCGACCGGGCGGTATGCTGCTTTTATCAGAGAAGATCTGCTATGAAGATGAGCAGGAGCAAAACTTTCAGGTAAAAATGCACCATAAATTTAAAAGTTTAAACGGCTACAGCGAACTTGAGATAAGTCAGAAGCGTAGAGCTCTTGAAAATGTACTTGTACCGGACACAACAAAAAAACATTTCAGCAGGCTTAGTGAAGCTGGATACTCTCAGTTCTATCTGTGGTTTAAGTGTTTTAATTTTATCTCAATTGCAGCAGTAAAATAG
- a CDS encoding cation:proton antiporter, translated as MPIDIQHLNVVLMMGVVVFGGILGAKLFQRLHVPQVIGYIVIGAIIGESGLKIISTETIKTLEPLNFFALGIIGFMIGGELKAEIFKKYGKQFMSILLGEGITAFLLVGAASGAIYYLFTKDIQMASAVGLVLGAISSATDPASTIQVLWEYKTRGVLTTAATAIVALDDALALTLYGIGTSVAGIIAGGAEGGVAASLLSAVYELGGAIVLGVAGGFILQWILKRTHDTDSMLTFAVGSVLLTIGLSIALHFDVILSSMCLGLTIVNIAPRLSSQTFNMIQKFSPPIYILFFVFVGAGIQIQGLKGAALAIAAGYVVFRSLGKVGGAFIGAKISGAQAVVKKYLGCCLFAQGGVAVGLSIMASHKFADQPEIAQMIVLVVTATTLFVQLLGPVSVKYAVKKAGEIGLNVTEEDLIKKYKVRDVMVENPVTIYASQTLDEVLRIFSENDFTYYPVVEDSGKVIGSMSIEGIKETLKYRDTASWLLACDIMKPMEDHISPDMELEEAMRYFRAYNIDYACVIEDGSDKIKGLFDIRLANKKISAEVIKCREHADHGETCPECTA; from the coding sequence ATGCCTATAGACATTCAACACTTAAACGTTGTCTTAATGATGGGAGTCGTAGTATTCGGCGGAATACTGGGAGCCAAGCTTTTCCAGCGCCTTCACGTACCGCAGGTTATAGGGTACATTGTGATAGGTGCTATAATTGGAGAGAGCGGGCTGAAGATCATCTCCACTGAAACGATAAAAACCCTTGAGCCGCTGAATTTCTTTGCTCTTGGTATAATCGGCTTTATGATAGGCGGCGAGCTGAAGGCCGAGATCTTCAAAAAGTACGGCAAGCAGTTTATGAGTATCCTTTTAGGCGAGGGTATAACAGCCTTCCTGCTCGTAGGAGCTGCCAGCGGAGCGATATACTACCTGTTCACAAAGGACATTCAGATGGCCTCTGCAGTAGGCCTTGTGCTCGGAGCAATCTCCTCGGCCACAGACCCCGCTTCCACAATCCAGGTTCTCTGGGAATATAAAACCCGCGGGGTTCTAACTACCGCCGCAACAGCGATAGTGGCCCTGGACGATGCCCTTGCCCTCACGCTCTACGGAATCGGTACAAGCGTAGCTGGAATTATAGCAGGCGGAGCGGAAGGCGGAGTGGCAGCTTCGCTGCTGAGCGCTGTCTATGAGCTTGGCGGAGCGATTGTTCTGGGCGTAGCGGGCGGATTCATCCTGCAGTGGATCCTCAAGCGAACCCACGATACAGACAGTATGCTTACATTCGCTGTAGGCTCGGTACTGCTTACAATCGGGCTTAGCATTGCCCTTCATTTCGACGTAATCCTCTCCTCCATGTGCCTCGGGCTCACGATCGTGAACATCGCACCAAGGCTCAGCTCTCAAACATTTAATATGATACAGAAATTCAGCCCGCCTATATACATACTTTTCTTTGTATTCGTTGGAGCGGGGATCCAAATTCAGGGGCTTAAAGGCGCAGCTCTTGCGATAGCTGCGGGATATGTGGTTTTCAGGAGCCTTGGAAAGGTGGGCGGAGCATTTATTGGAGCTAAGATTTCAGGTGCGCAGGCTGTAGTGAAGAAGTATCTGGGCTGCTGTCTGTTCGCTCAGGGCGGCGTTGCAGTTGGGCTGAGTATTATGGCGAGCCACAAATTCGCCGACCAGCCGGAAATTGCGCAGATGATCGTGCTTGTGGTAACTGCTACAACGCTGTTCGTTCAGCTTCTCGGGCCGGTTTCTGTGAAGTATGCAGTTAAGAAGGCCGGCGAAATAGGGCTGAACGTAACTGAGGAGGATCTGATAAAGAAATACAAGGTGCGCGATGTTATGGTTGAAAATCCCGTAACTATATATGCCTCCCAGACCCTTGATGAAGTGCTTAGGATATTCTCAGAAAACGATTTCACCTACTATCCGGTAGTGGAGGATTCAGGGAAGGTTATAGGCTCTATGTCTATTGAGGGCATAAAAGAAACGCTCAAATACAGGGACACTGCAAGCTGGCTTTTGGCATGCGATATTATGAAGCCCATGGAAGACCACATAAGCCCCGATATGGAGCTGGAAGAGGCGATGCGGTATTTCAGGGCGTACAACATTGATTACGCATGCGTTATTGAAGACGGCAGCGATAAAATCAAGGGACTGTTTGACATCCGCCTTGCGAACAAGAAAATCTCGGCTGAAGTGATTAAGTGCAGAGAACACGCCGACCACGGCGAAACCTGCCCAGAATGCACTGCTTAA